A single window of Nicotiana tomentosiformis chromosome 1, ASM39032v3, whole genome shotgun sequence DNA harbors:
- the LOC138905701 gene encoding uncharacterized protein encodes MIGKLYEEVDVIQAESLKWKDGMDLFAAEKEAARAQLSSVENQLQSMKEKSSVQVRRIEELEARLASELAKAEYDAKKAKADADAFVAVYRANAKAAQIQAREATETANTRAHWVAELAKCRSRRDTLEEIHARGFDLTEEIKRAKELEADAEALASDDADDDDDDDDGSKSGSESREEPDGEETAPGDNQET; translated from the coding sequence atgatcgggaaactcTATGAGGAGGTAGATGTGATACaagcggagtctttgaagtggaaagatgGTATGGACctctttgctgcagagaaagaggccgctcgagcccaattatcatcggttgAAAACCAgcttcaaagtatgaaggagaaaagctcggttcaagtaagaagaatagaggagctcgaggctcggttggcatCTGAACTTGCTAAGGCCGAATATGACGccaaaaaggcaaaggccgatgcggatgcattcgtggccgttTATCGGGCCAATGCTAAAGCTGCTCAgatacaagcaagagaggcaacCGAGACCGCCAACACTCGAGCGCATTGGGTTGCTgagcttgctaagtgccgatctcggagggataccctcgaggagatccatgctcgaggtttcgacctcactgaagagataaaaagggctaaagagctcgaagccgatgctgaagccttagCTTCCGATGAtgccgatgatgatgatgatgatgatgatgggagcaagagcgggtcTGAGAGtagggaggagcccgatggagaagagaccgcccccggggataaccaagaaacttag